One genomic segment of Mus pahari chromosome 4, PAHARI_EIJ_v1.1, whole genome shotgun sequence includes these proteins:
- the Sh2d2a gene encoding SH2 domain-containing protein 2A isoform X1, producing the protein MTWVLFKTKEVGKATFPVPGGRRERRDEPLLSVHLFREHTHLLSMEFCLAQPCPPGNHEATSSTFSTFQPVNPTQRRCQDLGCGNRPSMHALKEQGVQLSPRATHTVASASAPGAAWLLGNADRAEELPGKGDLSLQAETRAWVQKTQAHWLLVKTAPLWFHGFITRREAERLLQPQPLGCYLVRFSESAVTFVLSYRSQTCCRHFLLAQLGDGRHVVLGEDSAHAQLQDLLQHYTECPLSPYGEMLTQPLARQTAEPAGLSLRAESDSGSKRQNPDTQLSLLLQQGQAQASGHTEKVCVSQQKEPSQASRPRPPIPAKPQLPPEVYTSPASRSHQAPPINPVYQEPDEPIAFYAMGRGSPGDAPSNIYAEVEGPSGMAPIGHPILQKCWSRPTSRGQGRGVQGKISSRRRAERGSPS; encoded by the exons ATGACGTGGGTCCTTTTCAAGACAAAGGAGGTGGGTAAAGCGACATTTCCTGTCCccgggggaaggagggagaggagagatgagccACTGCTGAGTGTGCACCTCTTTCGAGAGCACACACACCTGCTTTCTATGGAGTTCTGCTTGGCCCAGCCATGCCCCCCAG GGAATCATGAAGCTACCTCGTCAACCTTCAGCACCTTCCAGCCCGTGAACCCGACCCAGAGGAGATGCCAGGACTTGGGTTGTGGGAACAGGCCCAGCATGCATGCTCTGAAGGAACAGGGGGTTCAGCTCAGCCCCAGAGCCACCCACACGGTG gcctctgcctcagccccagGAGCTGCCTGGCTCCTAGGGAATGCCGACAGGGCAGAAGAGTTGCCTGGGAAAGGTGACCTGTCATTGCAAGCCGAGACCAGAGCATGGGTCCAGAAGACCCAGGCCCACTGGCTCTTGGTCAAGACTGCCCCTCTTTGGTTCCATGGCTTCATCACCAGAAG GGAAGCCGAGAGGCTGCTGCAGCCCCAGCCTCTAGGATGCTATCTGGTGCGCTTCAGTGAGAGCGCTGTGACCTTCGTGCTGTCCTACAG GAGCCAGACCTGCTGCCGTCACTTCCTCCTCGCTCAGCTAGGGGACGGGCGCCACGTGGTGCTGGGTGAAGACAGTGCCCATGCGCAGCTTCAGGACCTGCTTCAACATTACACAGAGTGCCCCCTCAGCCCCTACGGAGAGATGCTCACCCAACCCCTTGCACGACAG ACAGCTGAGCCTGCTGGGCTTTCCCTAAGGGCTGAATCAGACTCTGGAAGCAAAAGACAGAATCCGGACACCCAGCTCAGCCtgctcctccaacagggccaggCCCAGGcctcaggacacacagagaaagtgtGTGTCTCCCAACAGAAGGAG CCATCCCAGGCGTCCAGGCCCAGGCCCCCCATCCCCgccaagcctcagcttcctcctgaAGTCTATACAAGTCCGGCTTCACGATCTCATCAAGCCCCACCCATTAACCCCGTCTACCAGGAGCCTGATGAACCCATAGCCTTCTATGCCATGGGGCGGGGCAGCCCTGGAGACGCTCCTAGTAATATCTATGCTGAGGTGGAAGGGCCATCGGGAATGGCACCCATTGGGCACCCCATCCTCCAGAAGTGCTGGTCCCGGCCTACCTCAAGAGGCCAGGGAAGGGGGGTACAGGGAAAGATAAGCTCAAGAAGGCGAGCAGAAAGAGGGAGCCCCTCCTGA
- the Sh2d2a gene encoding SH2 domain-containing protein 2A isoform X2, which yields MEFCLAQPCPPGNHEATSSTFSTFQPVNPTQRRCQDLGCGNRPSMHALKEQGVQLSPRATHTVASASAPGAAWLLGNADRAEELPGKGDLSLQAETRAWVQKTQAHWLLVKTAPLWFHGFITRREAERLLQPQPLGCYLVRFSESAVTFVLSYRSQTCCRHFLLAQLGDGRHVVLGEDSAHAQLQDLLQHYTECPLSPYGEMLTQPLARQTAEPAGLSLRAESDSGSKRQNPDTQLSLLLQQGQAQASGHTEKPSQASRPRPPIPAKPQLPPEVYTSPASRSHQAPPINPVYQEPDEPIAFYAMGRGSPGDAPSNIYAEVEGPSGMAPIGHPILQKCWSRPTSRGQGRGVQGKISSRRRAERGSPS from the exons ATGGAGTTCTGCTTGGCCCAGCCATGCCCCCCAG GGAATCATGAAGCTACCTCGTCAACCTTCAGCACCTTCCAGCCCGTGAACCCGACCCAGAGGAGATGCCAGGACTTGGGTTGTGGGAACAGGCCCAGCATGCATGCTCTGAAGGAACAGGGGGTTCAGCTCAGCCCCAGAGCCACCCACACGGTG gcctctgcctcagccccagGAGCTGCCTGGCTCCTAGGGAATGCCGACAGGGCAGAAGAGTTGCCTGGGAAAGGTGACCTGTCATTGCAAGCCGAGACCAGAGCATGGGTCCAGAAGACCCAGGCCCACTGGCTCTTGGTCAAGACTGCCCCTCTTTGGTTCCATGGCTTCATCACCAGAAG GGAAGCCGAGAGGCTGCTGCAGCCCCAGCCTCTAGGATGCTATCTGGTGCGCTTCAGTGAGAGCGCTGTGACCTTCGTGCTGTCCTACAG GAGCCAGACCTGCTGCCGTCACTTCCTCCTCGCTCAGCTAGGGGACGGGCGCCACGTGGTGCTGGGTGAAGACAGTGCCCATGCGCAGCTTCAGGACCTGCTTCAACATTACACAGAGTGCCCCCTCAGCCCCTACGGAGAGATGCTCACCCAACCCCTTGCACGACAG ACAGCTGAGCCTGCTGGGCTTTCCCTAAGGGCTGAATCAGACTCTGGAAGCAAAAGACAGAATCCGGACACCCAGCTCAGCCtgctcctccaacagggccaggCCCAGGcctcaggacacacagagaaa CCATCCCAGGCGTCCAGGCCCAGGCCCCCCATCCCCgccaagcctcagcttcctcctgaAGTCTATACAAGTCCGGCTTCACGATCTCATCAAGCCCCACCCATTAACCCCGTCTACCAGGAGCCTGATGAACCCATAGCCTTCTATGCCATGGGGCGGGGCAGCCCTGGAGACGCTCCTAGTAATATCTATGCTGAGGTGGAAGGGCCATCGGGAATGGCACCCATTGGGCACCCCATCCTCCAGAAGTGCTGGTCCCGGCCTACCTCAAGAGGCCAGGGAAGGGGGGTACAGGGAAAGATAAGCTCAAGAAGGCGAGCAGAAAGAGGGAGCCCCTCCTGA